A genomic segment from Pseudomonas sessilinigenes encodes:
- a CDS encoding TetR family transcriptional regulator: protein MARKTAAEAARTRRRILEAASELFSREGVSSTTLDQIARQAGVTRGAIYWHFKGKQDLLDALFSEQTLPLENDRPQAVDFHRGWQRLHDDLVATVSGEGPRRLSEIMLYQGACGSDPSTHQRRLDWVRGLLQLHLRRLLETAVSRQELPPSLDVPGVLEFCCIAITGLLYECLHDNPHPQEAISATLAVLQHVAKAPPRHLLLEG, encoded by the coding sequence ATGGCCAGGAAGACCGCAGCCGAGGCCGCGCGCACCCGTCGCCGGATCCTGGAGGCCGCCAGTGAACTGTTCTCCCGGGAAGGGGTGTCCAGCACCACCCTGGATCAGATCGCCCGGCAGGCCGGGGTCACGCGGGGGGCGATCTACTGGCATTTCAAGGGCAAGCAGGACCTGCTCGATGCGCTGTTCAGCGAACAGACCCTGCCCCTGGAGAACGACCGGCCGCAAGCCGTGGATTTCCACCGCGGCTGGCAACGGCTGCACGACGACCTGGTGGCCACCGTCAGTGGCGAGGGGCCGCGCCGTCTTTCGGAAATCATGCTGTACCAGGGCGCCTGCGGCAGCGACCCCAGCACCCATCAGCGGCGGCTGGACTGGGTCAGGGGGCTGCTCCAGCTGCATCTGCGGCGGCTGCTGGAAACCGCCGTGTCGCGCCAGGAACTGCCGCCCAGCCTCGATGTGCCGGGGGTGCTGGAGTTCTGTTGCATCGCCATTACCGGCCTGTTGTATGAATGCCTGCATGACAACCCGCACCCGCAGGAGGCGATCTCCGCGACCCTGGCGGTGCTGCAGCATGTGGCCAAGGCCCCGCCCCGGCACCTGTTGCTGGAGGGTTAG
- a CDS encoding efflux transporter outer membrane subunit, protein MKRTGLSIALALALGGCSLIPEYQRPTAPVQAAWPQGAAYDQATTANQAQPETGDTALDWRLFLRDPSLRTLVATALDNNRDLRQAALNVEAYRALHRIERSALFPSVDASAGGSRQRQPADLSPSGKAGIQSQYSVALGLSYEVDLFGRLRSLERAALEQYLASAEAQRGVQIALVGDVAIAYLTWRSDQEQLELARSTLASYRQSLELIQSSREVGTASALDVRQARSLVETARVQQALYTRQVAQDVNALQLLLGTALPAGLSRTTAFEQPLAAPTPGLPADLLLRRPDIRAAEHRLLAANADIGAARAAFFPSISLTAAAGTTSRELDGLFEGGSGLWSFAPQINLPIFTAGRLRGNLDYRKVLKDVNVAAYEQSIQTAFREVADGLAARGTFGEQLQAQRDLVNNDQAYYALANQRYDEGVDSYLAVLDAQRELFGAQQQLIRDRLNQLSSEVKLFKALGGGWDSHEPLALATQGQGGKQ, encoded by the coding sequence ATGAAGCGCACCGGCCTCTCGATCGCCCTGGCCCTAGCCCTGGGCGGTTGCAGCCTGATCCCCGAGTACCAGCGCCCCACTGCCCCCGTGCAAGCGGCCTGGCCCCAGGGCGCGGCCTATGACCAGGCGACCACCGCCAACCAGGCCCAGCCCGAGACCGGCGATACGGCCCTGGACTGGCGGCTGTTCTTGCGCGATCCGTCGCTGCGCACGCTGGTGGCCACGGCCCTGGACAACAACCGCGACCTGCGCCAGGCCGCCTTGAATGTCGAGGCCTACCGTGCCCTGCACCGGATCGAGCGTTCGGCGCTGTTCCCCAGCGTCGATGCCAGCGCCGGCGGCAGTCGCCAGCGCCAGCCCGCCGACCTGTCGCCCAGCGGCAAAGCCGGAATCCAGAGCCAGTACAGCGTGGCCCTGGGCTTGTCCTATGAAGTCGACCTGTTCGGTCGCTTGCGCAGCCTGGAACGGGCGGCGCTGGAGCAATACCTGGCCAGTGCCGAGGCCCAGCGTGGCGTGCAGATCGCCCTGGTGGGCGATGTGGCCATCGCCTACCTGACCTGGCGCAGCGACCAGGAACAACTGGAACTGGCACGCTCGACCCTGGCCAGCTACCGGCAGAGCCTGGAGCTGATCCAGTCGAGTCGCGAAGTCGGCACCGCGTCGGCGCTCGATGTGCGCCAGGCCCGCAGCCTGGTGGAAACCGCGCGAGTGCAGCAAGCGCTGTACACCCGCCAGGTCGCCCAGGACGTCAATGCCTTGCAGTTGCTGCTCGGCACCGCGTTGCCCGCCGGCTTGTCGCGGACCACGGCCTTCGAGCAACCGCTGGCCGCGCCAACCCCGGGCCTGCCGGCCGACCTGCTGCTACGGCGCCCGGATATCCGCGCCGCCGAGCATCGCCTGCTGGCCGCCAATGCCGACATCGGCGCGGCGCGCGCGGCGTTCTTCCCGAGCATCAGCCTGACCGCCGCGGCCGGCACCACCAGCCGCGAGCTGGATGGCCTGTTCGAGGGTGGTTCGGGGCTGTGGAGCTTCGCACCGCAGATCAACCTGCCGATCTTCACGGCCGGGCGCCTGCGCGGCAACCTCGACTACCGCAAGGTGCTCAAGGACGTCAACGTCGCGGCCTACGAGCAAAGCATCCAGACCGCCTTTCGCGAAGTGGCCGACGGCCTCGCGGCCCGGGGCACCTTCGGCGAGCAGTTGCAGGCCCAGCGCGACCTGGTGAACAACGACCAGGCGTACTACGCACTGGCCAACCAGCGTTACGACGAAGGCGTCGACAGCTACCTGGCGGTACTCGACGCCCAGCGTGAGCTGTTCGGCGCGCAACAACAGCTGATCCGCGATCGGCTGAACCAGCTCAGCAGCGAAGTGAAGCTGTTCAAGGCCCTGGGCGGTGGCTGGGACAGCCACGAGCCCCTGGCCCTGGCCACCCAAGGCCAAGGCGGCAAGCAGTAG
- a CDS encoding OmpP1/FadL family transporter translates to MNRFSRLLLASPLLVATTAGASNGPQYAGYGAQAMGMGGAAIANPTDAVAAVNNPAGMGRVGTRIDGSLTATTGQLRSNVQGAKNSDDVLVFVPGFGANYQYRPDITVGVAVSGYGAGIDYGKSVPAFGTSKVKSELVQMLVAPTATYEFQPGHYLGLSLKLGYETLMLHGLENFGASNDRDYALGAGLGIGYLGTIAPGLRLGLTYSSPVWFQKLEAHEDIIPNGRLNMPQQAGLGLAYDSGPWTFAFDYLWIDWSSEKALANSLTQGGPPGAGNGPGFGWRDQQVFRFGVNYHYSERLQLRTGVSLANHQVPDREATLVSIAPCNQPKSLHLGLTYQVSDQLEVTGAYMYDLRHITKGEGASEGVEAGGELHMLTVGLGYRF, encoded by the coding sequence ATGAACAGATTTTCCCGATTGCTGCTCGCCAGTCCGCTGCTGGTCGCGACCACCGCGGGCGCTTCCAACGGACCGCAGTACGCCGGCTACGGCGCCCAGGCCATGGGCATGGGCGGCGCCGCCATCGCCAACCCCACCGACGCGGTAGCGGCGGTCAACAATCCTGCCGGCATGGGCCGGGTCGGCACCCGGATCGATGGCAGCCTGACCGCCACCACCGGGCAGTTGCGCTCGAACGTGCAGGGCGCGAAGAACAGCGATGACGTGCTGGTGTTCGTGCCGGGGTTCGGCGCCAACTACCAGTACCGTCCGGACATCACTGTCGGCGTCGCGGTATCCGGCTATGGTGCCGGTATCGACTACGGCAAGTCGGTGCCGGCCTTCGGCACCTCGAAGGTCAAGTCCGAGCTGGTGCAGATGCTGGTGGCGCCCACGGCCACCTACGAGTTCCAGCCGGGGCACTACCTCGGCCTGTCGCTCAAGCTGGGGTATGAAACCCTGATGCTCCACGGACTGGAGAACTTCGGCGCAAGCAACGACCGTGACTATGCCCTGGGTGCTGGCCTGGGCATCGGCTACCTGGGGACCATCGCCCCCGGGCTGCGCCTGGGCCTGACCTACTCGAGCCCGGTGTGGTTCCAGAAGCTCGAGGCCCATGAGGACATCATCCCCAATGGCCGCCTGAACATGCCGCAGCAGGCAGGCCTCGGCCTGGCCTATGACTCGGGACCCTGGACCTTCGCCTTCGACTACCTGTGGATCGACTGGAGCAGCGAGAAGGCCCTGGCCAATTCACTGACCCAGGGCGGGCCACCGGGAGCCGGCAACGGGCCGGGGTTCGGCTGGCGCGACCAGCAGGTCTTTCGCTTTGGGGTCAACTACCACTACAGCGAACGCCTGCAGTTGCGTACCGGTGTGTCCCTGGCCAATCACCAGGTGCCGGATCGCGAGGCCACGCTGGTCTCCATCGCCCCCTGCAACCAGCCCAAGAGCCTGCACCTGGGGCTGACCTACCAGGTCTCGGACCAGTTGGAGGTGACGGGCGCCTACATGTACGACTTACGGCACATCACCAAGGGCGAGGGCGCCAGCGAAGGTGTCGAGGCCGGTGGCGAGCTGCACATGCTGACGGTGGGCCTGGGCTACCGCTTCTAG
- a CDS encoding IclR family transcriptional regulator, which produces MNDSEESSAKHGGIQVIARAASVMRALGSNPQGLSLGAIAQVVELPRSTVQRIINALCVEHLVETLGPAGGFRLGPAFGQLVTQAQVDIISLVRPYLSALSEEVQESTCLASLSGDKVYVLDRIVAERELRVVFPIGIHVPATATSGGKVLLAQLSSEAQQALLPDPLPVCTPKSLGRAALLEQLRAIKGRGAANDQDEYIEGLCSYAVLLDTYLGHYSISIVAPNSRAAARGEAFQQALQACKQKIEEMIGRTPRVAQD; this is translated from the coding sequence ATGAATGATTCGGAAGAAAGCAGCGCCAAGCACGGCGGGATACAGGTCATCGCGCGGGCCGCGTCGGTCATGCGGGCCTTGGGCAGCAACCCCCAGGGCTTGAGCCTGGGAGCCATCGCCCAGGTGGTGGAACTGCCGCGCTCGACGGTGCAGCGCATCATCAATGCCCTGTGCGTGGAGCATCTGGTCGAGACCCTGGGCCCGGCTGGCGGCTTTCGCCTGGGCCCGGCCTTCGGCCAACTGGTGACCCAGGCCCAGGTCGATATCATTTCCCTGGTCAGGCCATACCTGAGCGCCCTGTCCGAGGAAGTGCAGGAGTCGACTTGCCTGGCGTCGCTGTCTGGCGACAAGGTCTATGTGCTGGATCGCATCGTCGCCGAGCGTGAGTTGCGCGTGGTGTTCCCCATCGGCATCCATGTGCCGGCCACGGCCACTTCCGGCGGCAAGGTGCTACTGGCGCAGTTGTCGAGCGAGGCCCAGCAGGCGCTGCTGCCCGATCCGTTGCCCGTGTGCACCCCCAAGAGCCTGGGGCGTGCGGCGTTGCTGGAACAGTTGCGGGCCATCAAGGGTCGTGGCGCAGCCAATGACCAGGACGAGTACATCGAGGGCCTGTGTTCCTACGCGGTGCTGCTGGACACCTACCTTGGCCATTACTCGATCTCCATCGTTGCCCCCAATTCACGGGCGGCGGCCAGGGGCGAGGCGTTCCAGCAGGCCTTGCAAGCGTGCAAGCAGAAGATCGAGGAGATGATCGGCCGAACTCCTCGCGTGGCCCAGGACTAG
- a CDS encoding efflux RND transporter permease subunit, translating into MSRFFIDRPIFAWVLAIVAMLAGALSLLKMPVSQYPNIAAPAVSIQVSYPGASAKTVQDTVVQVIEQQLAGLDGFRYMSAESNADGSMNIIVTFEQGTNPDIAQVQVQNKLQLATPRLPEEVQRQGLRVVKYQMNFFLIVGLVDNTGKLDNFDLGNLIASQLQDPISRINGVGDFQLFGSPYAMRIWLDPGKLNSYQLTPGDVAQAIREQNVQVSAGQLGGLPTRSGVQLNATVLGKTRMTSVADFEEILVKVKADGSQVRVKDLGNVSLSSDNFAISSKYKGKESAGLALRLASGGNLLETVKAVKAVLEKQKAYLPEGVEVIYPYDTTPVVQASIHSVIHTIFEAVALVFLVMLLFLQSIRATLIPTLAVPVVLLAAFALLPLFGLSINVLTMYAMVLAIGLLVDDAIVVVENVERLMHEEGLSPLEATRKSMQQISGALMGIGMVLSAVFVPMAFFGGSAGIIYKQFAVTIVVCMGLSVLVALIFTPALCATILKAPKGDAHHEKKGFFGWFNRTFERSTQRFERGVGGMLKHRGRYLLAFVLITGGTGFLFTQIPKAFLPNEDQGLMMAEVRMPLNATAERTEAVLQEVKDYLVNEEGERVEHVMTVNGFNFAGRGQNSGLVLVVLKDWAVRKAAGEDVFSVARRANQRFAKIKDATVMAFVPPAILEMGNAMGFDLFLQDNSGLGHEALMAARNQFLALAAQNPKLRSVRPNGKDDEPQFQVRIDDEKARALQVSIAAINETMSAAWGSMYVNDFIDLGRVKRVYLQGVDSSRISPEDFDKWYVRNSLGQMVPFSAFATGEWIYGSPKLERYGGIPAVQILGEPAPGYSTGDAMLAIAQIMQQLPAGIGLSYNGLSYEEIQTGDQAPMLYALTVLIVFLCLAALYESWSVPVSVMLVVPLGILGAVLATLWRGLEADVYFQIGLMTTVGLSAKNAILIIEFAKELYEKEGLPLAKAAIEAAKLRLRPIIMTSLAFTFGVLPMAIASGAGAGSQHSIATGVVGGMITATVLAVFFVPLFYVVVVKVFERNKPAVAAEGETA; encoded by the coding sequence ATGTCTCGTTTTTTCATCGACCGGCCGATCTTCGCCTGGGTGCTGGCCATCGTCGCGATGCTCGCCGGCGCCCTGTCGCTGCTGAAGATGCCCGTCAGCCAGTACCCCAACATCGCCGCACCCGCGGTCTCGATCCAGGTCAGCTACCCCGGCGCCTCGGCCAAGACCGTGCAAGACACCGTGGTCCAGGTCATCGAACAGCAGCTGGCCGGGCTTGACGGCTTTCGCTACATGTCCGCCGAAAGCAACGCCGATGGCAGCATGAACATCATCGTCACCTTCGAGCAGGGCACCAACCCCGACATCGCCCAGGTCCAGGTGCAGAACAAGCTGCAACTGGCCACCCCGCGCCTGCCCGAGGAGGTCCAGCGCCAGGGCCTGCGCGTGGTGAAGTACCAGATGAACTTCTTCCTCATCGTCGGCCTGGTGGACAACACCGGCAAGCTGGACAACTTCGACCTCGGCAACCTGATCGCCTCGCAGTTGCAAGACCCGATCTCGCGGATCAACGGCGTTGGCGACTTCCAGCTGTTCGGCTCGCCCTATGCCATGCGCATCTGGCTCGACCCCGGCAAGCTCAACAGCTACCAGCTGACCCCGGGCGACGTGGCCCAGGCCATTCGCGAGCAGAACGTGCAGGTCTCCGCCGGCCAGCTCGGCGGCCTGCCGACCCGTTCCGGCGTGCAGCTCAACGCCACGGTGCTGGGCAAGACGCGCATGACCAGCGTCGCCGATTTCGAGGAGATCCTGGTCAAGGTCAAGGCCGACGGCTCGCAAGTGCGGGTCAAGGACCTGGGCAACGTCAGCCTGTCCTCGGACAACTTCGCGATCTCCTCCAAGTACAAGGGCAAGGAATCGGCCGGCCTGGCCCTGCGCCTGGCCAGCGGCGGCAACCTGCTGGAGACGGTCAAGGCGGTCAAGGCGGTGCTGGAGAAGCAGAAGGCCTACCTGCCCGAGGGCGTGGAGGTCATCTACCCCTACGACACCACCCCAGTGGTGCAAGCGTCGATCCATTCGGTGATCCACACCATCTTCGAAGCCGTGGCCCTGGTGTTCCTGGTGATGCTGCTGTTCTTGCAGAGCATCCGCGCCACCCTGATCCCGACCCTGGCGGTGCCGGTGGTGCTGCTGGCGGCCTTCGCCCTGCTGCCCCTGTTCGGCCTGAGCATCAACGTGCTGACCATGTACGCCATGGTCCTGGCGATCGGCCTGCTGGTGGACGATGCCATCGTGGTGGTGGAGAACGTCGAACGCCTGATGCATGAGGAAGGCCTGTCGCCGCTGGAGGCGACACGCAAGTCGATGCAGCAGATCTCCGGCGCGCTGATGGGCATCGGCATGGTGCTCTCGGCGGTATTCGTGCCCATGGCCTTCTTCGGCGGCTCGGCCGGCATCATCTACAAGCAGTTCGCGGTGACCATCGTGGTCTGCATGGGCCTGTCGGTGCTGGTGGCGCTGATCTTCACCCCGGCCCTGTGCGCCACCATCCTCAAGGCCCCCAAGGGCGATGCGCACCACGAGAAGAAAGGCTTCTTCGGCTGGTTCAACCGCACCTTCGAGCGCAGCACCCAGCGCTTCGAGCGGGGCGTGGGCGGCATGCTCAAGCATCGTGGGCGCTACCTGCTGGCCTTCGTGCTGATCACCGGTGGCACGGGCTTTCTGTTCACCCAGATTCCCAAGGCGTTCCTGCCCAACGAAGACCAGGGCCTGATGATGGCCGAGGTGCGCATGCCGCTCAACGCCACGGCCGAACGCACCGAAGCGGTACTCCAGGAGGTCAAGGACTACCTGGTCAACGAGGAAGGCGAGCGCGTCGAGCACGTCATGACCGTCAACGGCTTCAACTTCGCCGGCCGCGGGCAGAACTCCGGCCTGGTGCTGGTGGTGCTCAAGGACTGGGCCGTGCGCAAGGCCGCAGGTGAGGACGTGTTCAGCGTCGCCCGCCGCGCCAACCAGCGCTTCGCCAAGATCAAGGACGCCACGGTGATGGCCTTCGTGCCGCCGGCGATCCTGGAGATGGGCAACGCCATGGGCTTCGACCTCTTCCTGCAGGACAACTCCGGCCTCGGGCACGAGGCGCTGATGGCCGCGCGCAACCAGTTCCTCGCCCTGGCGGCGCAGAACCCCAAGCTGCGCTCGGTACGCCCCAACGGCAAGGACGACGAACCGCAGTTCCAGGTGCGCATCGACGACGAGAAGGCCCGTGCCCTGCAGGTCAGCATCGCGGCGATCAACGAAACCATGAGCGCGGCCTGGGGCTCGATGTACGTCAACGACTTCATCGACCTGGGCCGGGTCAAGCGGGTCTACCTGCAAGGCGTGGACAGCTCGCGGATATCCCCGGAAGACTTCGACAAATGGTACGTGCGCAACAGCCTGGGGCAGATGGTGCCGTTCTCCGCGTTCGCCACCGGCGAGTGGATCTACGGCTCGCCCAAGCTGGAACGCTACGGTGGCATTCCCGCGGTGCAGATCCTCGGTGAACCGGCGCCCGGCTACAGCACCGGCGATGCGATGCTGGCCATCGCCCAGATCATGCAGCAACTGCCGGCGGGTATCGGCCTGAGCTACAACGGCCTGTCCTACGAGGAGATCCAGACCGGCGACCAGGCGCCCATGCTCTACGCCCTGACCGTGCTGATCGTGTTCCTGTGCCTGGCGGCGCTGTACGAGAGCTGGTCGGTGCCGGTGTCGGTGATGCTGGTGGTGCCGCTGGGTATTCTCGGTGCGGTGCTGGCCACCCTGTGGCGCGGGCTGGAGGCCGATGTGTACTTCCAGATCGGCCTGATGACCACGGTCGGCCTGTCGGCGAAGAACGCGATCCTGATCATCGAGTTCGCCAAGGAACTCTACGAGAAGGAAGGCCTGCCCCTGGCCAAGGCTGCCATCGAGGCCGCCAAGCTGCGCCTGCGCCCGATCATCATGACCTCCCTGGCCTTCACCTTCGGCGTACTGCCCATGGCCATCGCCTCGGGTGCCGGCGCCGGCAGCCAGCACTCCATCGCCACCGGTGTGGTCGGCGGGATGATCACCGCCACGGTGCTTGCGGTGTTCTTCGTGCCCCTGTTCTACGTAGTGGTGGTGAAAGTGTTCGAACGCAACAAGCCAGCGGTAGCCGCTGAAGGAGAAACGGCATGA
- a CDS encoding efflux RND transporter periplasmic adaptor subunit has protein sequence MRLKQALCARPFIPLAALCLLAGCGAKETEMAAAPAPEVGVYTAKAQALTLTTDLPGRTSAYRVSEVRPQVSGILQRRLFVEGAEVKDGQQLYQIDPRTYQARLARAEASLLTAQNLAQRYERLLKTNAVSQQQYDDALATWKQAQADAQMARIDVQYTKVLAPISGRIGRSAVTEGALVTNGQEQALATVTQLDPIYVDVNQPITKLLGLKQALESGRLQASGPDQAQVSLTLDDGTPYPLKGTLKFSEVSVDPTTGSVTLRAEFPNPDRKLLPGMFVHAQLKEGEQQAAILIPQQAVGRDARGVPTAWVVKADDTVEQRELQTLRTVGNAWLIGAGIADGERVITEGVQRVRSGLAVKPVAAGNVKLVAEFGAAAGPQAH, from the coding sequence GTGAGACTCAAGCAAGCTTTGTGTGCGCGGCCATTCATTCCCCTGGCGGCCTTGTGCCTACTGGCCGGTTGCGGCGCCAAGGAGACGGAAATGGCTGCCGCCCCCGCGCCGGAGGTCGGCGTCTATACCGCCAAGGCCCAGGCACTGACCCTGACCACCGACCTGCCGGGCCGGACCTCGGCCTATCGCGTCTCGGAAGTCCGGCCCCAGGTGTCCGGGATCCTCCAGCGCCGGCTGTTCGTCGAAGGCGCCGAAGTCAAGGACGGCCAGCAGCTGTACCAGATCGATCCGCGCACCTACCAGGCCCGCCTGGCCCGGGCCGAGGCCAGCCTGCTCACCGCGCAGAACCTGGCCCAGCGCTACGAGCGCCTGCTCAAGACCAACGCTGTCAGCCAGCAGCAGTACGACGATGCCCTGGCCACCTGGAAACAAGCCCAGGCGGACGCACAGATGGCCCGTATCGACGTGCAATACACCAAGGTCCTGGCGCCGATCTCCGGACGTATCGGGCGTTCGGCCGTCACCGAGGGCGCACTGGTGACCAACGGCCAGGAACAGGCCCTGGCCACGGTGACCCAGCTCGATCCGATCTATGTCGACGTCAACCAGCCCATCACCAAGCTGCTGGGCCTCAAGCAGGCCCTGGAGTCCGGGCGTTTGCAGGCCAGCGGCCCGGACCAGGCGCAAGTCAGCCTGACCCTGGACGACGGCACCCCCTACCCGCTCAAGGGCACCTTGAAGTTCTCCGAGGTCAGCGTCGATCCCACCACCGGCTCGGTGACCCTGCGCGCCGAGTTCCCCAACCCCGACCGCAAGCTGCTGCCGGGCATGTTCGTCCATGCCCAGCTCAAGGAAGGCGAGCAACAGGCCGCCATCCTGATCCCGCAACAAGCGGTCGGCCGGGATGCCCGCGGCGTACCCACTGCCTGGGTGGTCAAGGCCGACGACACCGTCGAACAACGCGAACTGCAGACCCTGCGCACCGTGGGCAACGCCTGGCTGATCGGCGCCGGCATCGCCGATGGCGAGCGGGTGATCACCGAAGGCGTACAGCGCGTGCGCAGTGGCCTGGCCGTCAAGCCGGTGGCGGCCGGCAACGTCAAGCTGGTGGCCGAGTTCGGTGCCGCCGCTGGCCCCCAGGCCCATTGA